From the genome of Vulpes lagopus strain Blue_001 chromosome 2, ASM1834538v1, whole genome shotgun sequence, one region includes:
- the LOC121484805 gene encoding 40S ribosomal protein S29-like, whose translation MGHQQLYWSHPRKSGQGSRSCRVCSNQHGLIRKYGLNMCRQYFRQYAKDIGFIKLD comes from the coding sequence ATGGGTCACCAGCAGCTCTACTGGAGCCACCCAAGGAAGTCTGGCCAGGGCTCTCGTTCTTGCCGCGTCTGTTCAAACCAGCATGGTCTGATCCGGAAATACGGCCTCAACATGTGCCGCCAGTATTTCCGTCAGTACGCCAAGGATATAGGCTTCATTAAGTTGGATTAA